In Entomomonas moraniae, one DNA window encodes the following:
- a CDS encoding putative quinol monooxygenase translates to MMISVFAVMIAKAGKKQQVLEIARANLNTVRAEQGCHEYRLVEDASDAGAFQKKLGEESFAFIEQWESMVALEAHLTTPHMQAYAKNTKDLLEDSAIYVMQSAD, encoded by the coding sequence ATGATGATTAGTGTTTTTGCAGTGATGATAGCTAAAGCAGGAAAAAAACAACAGGTTTTAGAAATTGCACGTGCCAATCTCAATACGGTGAGGGCAGAACAAGGTTGTCATGAGTATCGATTAGTAGAAGATGCTAGCGATGCAGGAGCTTTTCAAAAAAAACTAGGTGAAGAGAGTTTTGCTTTTATTGAACAATGGGAAAGCATGGTTGCATTAGAAGCACACCTTACTACTCCACATATGCAAGCTTATGCAAAAAATACAAAAGACTTGTTAGAAGACAGTGCGATCTATGTTATGCAGTCTGCTGACTAG
- a CDS encoding asparaginase produces MATFPYQKTMILYTGGTIGMVPSDKGLAASAGFEHYLKDYLTSFAEIGNNQWQYQEIEPLIDSANMTPCYWQNLLGFVVDAVRCNECDSVLILQGTDTLAYSAAALSFQLLGFDVPVLMTGAMKPASASDSDAKENICGAMAALSQGLVKGVQIFFHGELLSGTRSRKWRSVGHNPFISLPALQSQPVISNIPNELTYPFVSSLPTVAILPLFPGLSAYQLQAIMGLFLHGLVIECYGSGTGPSDDDAFITCIQQLIAQGVVVVAISQCPEGSIDFSSYKAANTFQEIGVISGGCLPREAALAKLSRLLGLGLSAKDIAFYFSQNLCGEYGNA; encoded by the coding sequence ATGGCTACTTTTCCTTATCAAAAAACAATGATTTTATACACTGGTGGCACTATTGGTATGGTGCCAAGTGATAAGGGGTTAGCGGCTAGTGCAGGCTTTGAGCATTATCTTAAGGACTATTTAACGAGTTTTGCTGAGATTGGTAATAATCAATGGCAATATCAAGAGATTGAGCCTTTAATTGATAGCGCTAACATGACACCTTGTTATTGGCAAAACCTTTTAGGTTTTGTGGTTGACGCTGTTAGATGTAATGAATGTGATAGTGTGCTAATTTTACAAGGAACAGATACATTGGCATACAGTGCTGCTGCGCTATCTTTTCAGTTGTTGGGATTTGATGTGCCTGTTTTAATGACAGGAGCGATGAAGCCTGCCTCTGCCTCAGACAGTGATGCGAAAGAAAATATTTGTGGTGCGATGGCCGCATTGAGTCAAGGTTTAGTAAAAGGTGTACAAATATTTTTCCATGGTGAGTTGCTCTCGGGAACACGTAGCCGTAAATGGCGTAGTGTAGGGCATAATCCTTTTATCTCATTACCTGCGCTACAATCTCAGCCAGTGATAAGTAACATTCCTAATGAGCTGACGTATCCTTTTGTGAGCAGTCTACCGACAGTTGCTATTTTGCCTTTGTTTCCTGGGCTTTCTGCTTATCAACTGCAAGCTATTATGGGCTTGTTTTTACATGGCCTAGTGATTGAGTGTTATGGTAGTGGTACAGGGCCTAGTGATGACGATGCTTTCATTACTTGTATTCAACAGTTAATTGCACAAGGAGTTGTGGTGGTTGCTATTAGCCAATGCCCAGAGGGCAGTATCGATTTTTCTAGTTATAAGGCGGCGAACACTTTTCAAGAGATAGGTGTTATCAGTGGGGGTTGTTTACCACGTGAGGCTGCATTAGCAAAACTTAGCCGGTTGTTAGGGTTAGGCTTAAGTGCTAAGGATATTGCTTTTTATTTTTCTCAAAACCTATGTGGCGAGTATGGAAATGCTTAA
- the yecR gene encoding YecR family lipoprotein, whose amino-acid sequence MEMLNHYKKQLKLLFPLLFLFGLAACVTKSVYKDLEVLDKDKADGFVYMAADYDFYDNPIIDFDQATKVAAQQCKNWLYKGATPLEGYDLTCIVGTEQDCERYQVVYTYQCLTAQDLKDYDAGVFKLKAKKDRPKKSS is encoded by the coding sequence ATGGAAATGCTTAATCATTATAAAAAACAACTAAAGTTATTATTTCCATTACTGTTCCTCTTTGGCTTAGCGGCTTGTGTCACTAAGTCCGTTTATAAAGACCTAGAAGTGCTGGACAAGGATAAGGCAGACGGCTTTGTTTATATGGCGGCGGATTATGACTTTTATGATAATCCCATTATTGATTTTGATCAGGCTACGAAAGTCGCTGCACAACAATGCAAGAATTGGCTCTATAAGGGGGCAACGCCATTAGAAGGGTATGATCTAACCTGCATTGTTGGAACAGAACAAGATTGTGAGCGCTATCAGGTGGTATATACCTACCAGTGTCTGACAGCGCAAGATTTAAAAGATTATGATGCAGGTGTCTTCAAGTTGAAGGCTAAAAAGGATAGACCGAAGAAAAGTTCATAA
- a CDS encoding MBL fold metallo-hydrolase, with protein sequence MHLPTTLFNRVFCAVCICFAFNAWAKEDIPLQTNQVPGYYRMMLGDYEVTALYDGYTTIGNKLLKNITTKDLKKLLQQAFIDNSNTEVKTAINGFLINTKDQLILVDTGASNCFGENSGKLEDNLKAAGYSPDQVTVILLTHLHPDHACGLVKDGKRVFQNAMLYVNQAEAGYWLNHKLEEAATEDKKNIFKLAQSAVAPYQAANKFKTFTDQLPITTIKLMASTGHTPGHMSYLVSSKGQSLLIMGDIIHSHAVQFRYPDVAIDYDSNPKQAIASRKKLLTYAVRNKLWLAGAHLPFPGIGHVIKEGNGYEWIPIEYSPIEATK encoded by the coding sequence ATGCACCTACCTACAACGCTTTTTAATAGGGTGTTTTGTGCAGTATGTATTTGTTTTGCTTTTAATGCATGGGCAAAGGAAGATATTCCACTGCAAACTAATCAAGTGCCAGGGTATTATCGGATGATGCTAGGTGATTATGAAGTGACAGCCTTATACGATGGCTATACAACGATTGGTAATAAACTTCTAAAAAATATTACTACGAAAGATCTTAAGAAGTTATTACAACAAGCTTTTATAGATAATAGCAATACAGAAGTAAAAACAGCCATTAATGGTTTCCTTATCAATACCAAAGACCAGTTGATTTTAGTTGATACGGGGGCATCTAATTGTTTTGGAGAAAACTCAGGTAAACTAGAAGATAATTTAAAAGCAGCAGGCTATTCGCCTGATCAAGTCACGGTTATTTTGTTGACACATTTACACCCAGATCATGCCTGTGGTTTAGTGAAAGATGGCAAACGTGTTTTTCAAAATGCAATGCTTTATGTGAATCAAGCAGAGGCAGGGTATTGGCTTAATCATAAGTTAGAAGAAGCAGCTACAGAAGATAAGAAAAATATATTCAAACTTGCGCAAAGTGCAGTAGCTCCTTACCAAGCAGCCAATAAATTTAAGACATTCACGGATCAGTTACCTATTACTACCATCAAGTTAATGGCTTCAACTGGTCATACTCCTGGGCATATGTCTTATTTGGTTTCTTCAAAGGGGCAGAGCTTATTGATTATGGGTGACATTATTCACAGCCATGCTGTACAGTTTAGATATCCTGACGTGGCAATTGATTATGACTCTAATCCTAAACAAGCTATTGCTTCACGTAAAAAACTACTCACCTATGCGGTTCGTAATAAATTATGGTTAGCGGGTGCACATTTACCTTTTCCTGGTATAGGGCATGTGATTAAAGAGGGGAATGGCTATGAATGGATTCCTATTGAGTATTCACCGATTGAAGCCACTAAATAA
- a CDS encoding LutC/YkgG family protein yields MSARDNILNKLRSSLEDTKPRPDDFNVDLVTKPWSYDSTQGKIKQLRAMMESVRTEVYQTTQAEWVSIFADVLKQKQVNNLLYAPTVKWGTQIENYWAKNTTLPTLKTYDRPVEEWKHELFFEVDASITSTLGGIAATGSLIVWPTTEEPRLMSLVPPIHFAILEASKIANNFYEAQQILNWADNTPTNALLISGPSKTADIEQVLAYGAHGPKELIVIILEDA; encoded by the coding sequence ATGAGTGCTCGTGATAATATTTTGAATAAATTGCGTTCTAGCCTAGAAGATACTAAACCACGCCCTGATGACTTTAACGTTGATCTTGTGACTAAACCTTGGAGTTATGACAGTACCCAAGGAAAAATCAAACAACTTAGGGCCATGATGGAATCAGTGCGGACAGAAGTTTATCAAACAACCCAAGCAGAATGGGTTAGTATATTTGCCGACGTATTAAAACAAAAGCAAGTCAATAATTTGCTCTATGCTCCAACTGTTAAATGGGGAACGCAAATTGAAAATTACTGGGCAAAAAATACAACACTACCTACCTTAAAAACTTATGATCGTCCAGTCGAGGAGTGGAAACATGAACTGTTTTTTGAGGTAGATGCTAGCATCACTTCGACCTTAGGAGGTATTGCAGCTACCGGTAGTTTAATTGTTTGGCCAACAACGGAAGAACCACGATTAATGAGTCTCGTTCCTCCCATCCATTTTGCTATTTTAGAAGCCAGTAAAATTGCTAATAACTTCTATGAAGCACAGCAAATATTAAACTGGGCAGACAACACTCCGACCAATGCACTACTCATCTCAGGCCCATCAAAAACAGCCGATATTGAACAGGTACTTGCTTATGGTGCCCACGGTCCTAAAGAATTAATCGTGATTATTCTAGAGGACGCTTAA